CGTACACCTGCCCTTTAATAATAATCTGTGATTGGGCATCTTGGCTAGGCTTCATCAAAATGGGATTCATCAAGACGTCAGGTTCCCGACGGCAGGCATTGGCTTGCACCACCTGGGCCCGGGCCATTTCAGCCCCGGTCTTAGTAATATAAGAATTTAGGGCCATATTTTGCGATTTAAAGGGGAAAACCCGCAGTCCTTCATTAGTATAGATCCGGCCAATGGCTGCTGCCATAAGGCTCTTACCGACATCGGAAGCGGTCCCTTGAATCATTATATGTTTAGCCATAAAGTTAGGCCTCCTTTGACTTCCGGACGATCATGGTCGAAAAGTAAGAAATCTTCTCATCACCTTGCCAGTCGCTCAAGTCCCGGTAGACTGTCTCCGATTCCATGGTGGCTTGGCTAATAATTTGGGCCTGGTCACGGAGATTTTTTTCATCGAGGAGGGCTAGGATTTTCTTGAGATGACGTTTAATTTTCATAATGACGATGGTGTCAGCATTTTTTAGATTCAACCGAATCAGGTCAGTAGATGCTGTCGCTGGTAGTACAGTAAAACTTTCTTCATCAATCACCAGAGGGACTTGCAAAGCTGCCGCCATCGCTTGGTAAGAAGTTATCCCTGCCACCAACTCCACACTATAATCCTGGCACAAGCGTTCTTCCAGATAGGTAAAGGTGGAATAAGTTGAAGGATCTCCCAGGGTTAAGAAGGCAATGGACTTGCCTTGGTCAAGGTCCTGGGCCATGGCTAGGGCTACTTGATCCCATTGCTTGGTCTTTACTGCCCTATCCTTAGTCATAGGAAAATGATAGGTTTTTACCGGGGTATGGCTAGGGATATAAGGCTCTGCAATGGAAAAGGCCAAGCTGGCTTG
This genomic window from Aerococcus sp. Group 1 contains:
- the cobI gene encoding precorrin-2 C(20)-methyltransferase, whose product is MPAKLYGIGVGPGDKGYLTLKAIEKLKAVDIIYVPTGKKGQASLAFSIAEPYIPSHTPVKTYHFPMTKDRAVKTKQWDQVALAMAQDLDQGKSIAFLTLGDPSTYSTFTYLEERLCQDYSVELVAGITSYQAMAAALQVPLVIDEESFTVLPATASTDLIRLNLKNADTIVIMKIKRHLKKILALLDEKNLRDQAQIISQATMESETVYRDLSDWQGDEKISYFSTMIVRKSKEA